TCGCCTACCATCACAATCCACCGGATTTGAGCAGGGATGCCCAGATCCGTTGCCCCCGCCAACCACCACCATCCAGGACAGAGCAGGAGGCCAGATCCGCCGCCAGCCGACCCCTGGGTACCGGAGCCCCTAGACGCGctggagggaggggaggaggcggcgccggcggccacaGGACGCCGGTATGAGGGAAAGGGCCGGAGCAGGGCCAACCCGACGCCACCAAGAAGAGGGGAGGCGCCCCGCGATGCCACCAGCTGCGCATCGGAGggagccgccccgccgtcgccaaCGCCACGCGGCCTTAGGCCGGCGACgcccccggcggcggcgagggagggggacGGGGAGGCGACGCTAGGGTTTCCTCCTGGGGGCGCCCTCGGGAGCGCCTCGGGGAGGGAGGGAGAAGCGTTTTCTTCCTCGTCTTTTTTGTTTCGGGTTCTTCCCTTTCAACAAGCCTTGCCATTTTATTTCCTCTAGCCAATTTTGTTTGGCTGGTTAATGGTTGATGAAAATTGGTAGGGCATGAGTCAAAGGCCAACATCTTACTGTTTCCTCCTGGTTGCCACAGAGCATGCTAACAAGCGCTGATAGTTTCTTAAGTATCAGTTCACAAATCGCAACAGTCATATATTATCAGAAGGAGATGTATTTCTCAAATAATAAAACAACCCAATAGGAGAATCCTACAGAACTTAAATGCAACCATCATTATACCCCAAAATTACAAATCACTGTTTTCTGCAGCGATAACAATCTGAAGAGGCACCATTTCTGTATATTCAAAAACAATTTTACAGAAATGGGGAAAAACCAAGCCTTCGTTCCCAACAATGGTAGACATCTAGGTGAGAACTGCAAGCACATTTACTAATCTAAGAGGCAAATATGGTTGTGGGTCTCACCATGAAATATGTGTGTGTTCGATAGCGATTTCAGTTAGATTATTGTGGCAGTGGGGCATTTGCAGCTAAATGTTCTAACCGCTGTGGTGGGAGCGGCGGCGGCCACTGTCGATCCTGAGGTTGCTGTGCCTGCTGCTGTGGTGGCCACTGTGGATCCTGAGGTAGCTGTGCCTGCTGCTGAACATCGCCATGCCATGACCAAACAATGTCCTTGAGTGATGGCCTAATGTCTTCTTTCAACAGTTTCTGGTACTCCATAGTGTCACCATTGGTCTTCTTCAACTCGACTAAGAGAAAAGACGACGTGAGCTCATAGATTTCTGCTTCAAACTCAAGAGTACCCTTCTTTCCTTCCCTCGGTGCGGCCAATTTCATCGCTCCATTGTCTTTCTTTGTAACTTTAAGCTTCATGCGTTGGGCAAGTTCCTCCAGCTTCACAAATACAGCTGCTGGCGGCTCATTGGAAGCAAACCGGGCCTCCCTTTGGCTATATCTTTCATCGAACAAACCAGATAGATCGAACCCAGGAGTGAGGGAAATGATATTAAATGCATTCATGCTCGCCGGTCCATCGGAACTGTTGCGACGTGCAAGGCCAGACGCAGCAGCTTCACTCGCATAAGTCTTGTCTTTTCTCAGTGGTGTTCTCTCAACCGGCTTCCTATACCAAGGACTTCTCTTTATCCTTGCGATGGACATTCTAGTATTAGGATCTGGATCAAGGATCCCACTAAGGAGCTCCTTCAGCTCAGTGGAAAAATAACGAGGGCATCTGTACTCAGCCTTAGCAATCTTTCTATACAACTCCATAAGGTTTCTTTCATGGAAAGGAAGATAACCGGCAACAAGAACAAACAGAATCACTCCACAAGACCATACATCTGCCTTTGCACCGTTGTAGCCTTTCCTGCTGAGCACTTCCGGAGCAACATAAGCCGGAGTTCCACATGCGGTGTGGAGCAGACCATCTCGCCACTTTGACTTGGTTAGCGCACTTAAACCAAAATCAGAGACCCTAAGGGTCCCATACTCATCCACTAGTAGGTTTTCAGGCTTCAAGTCACGATGGTAAACACCTCTACTGTGGCAATAATCTATAGCAGAGATCAACTGGTGAAAATATGTCCTTGCCCCCTCCTCAGTAAGCTTCCCCTTGGCTAATTTGTTGAAAAGCTCACCGCCTTTAGCGTACTCCAGAACGAAGTAAATCTTGCTCCTGGTAGCCATTACCTCAAAAAGCTGCAGAACATTCGGATGCCTTACAATTCTCATTATCGAGATCTCCCTCTTTATCTGATCCACGAGACCAACCTTCAAGATCTTGTCCTTATCGAGTATTTTTATGGCAACAGACTGACCATTTGCTAGATTGCGAGCATAGTATACCTTTGCAAAGGTGCCTTGTCCTAATTGCCTCCCGATTTCATAACGCTGGGTCAAAACACTCCTCTCTTCCATTATATAAGCACAAAGCCTGAATTTTTATGATGGTCTATCGACAGACTGGTTCAGACTCAAAGAGGAATGTTAGAGAAGACAGAGTCCCTCTCTTCATCACGCTTCGGATATCGGAACACGGAGGAGTCGAATGAAACCAGTCTGCAACCCACCACTCTCATCAGAACCGAGCAAATGAACCTGGGACGACGCAGTGGTGACTTTGTCACTAGACAATTGCCTCTTCCAACACGAGCTCAAGTGAATCACCTTCAGTCGTCACCAGCCTGACAAATCCTACCTGCGAAACAAAATAAACAGATTAGAATACATGTGCAAGTGTATGACACACACATGACAAATCTTCGGGGAATGAAGGGGGCATTTTTACACCCCCTATTTCTTTGTGACGAATCGAAAATCCAATCTACATTTCCATGAGAAGAACGCAGAGATATATTATCTAGGGATCCCATATGTCTACCAGGGCAAACTCTGAGATCTGAAACGGTAAAATTGGGACATTCAACAGCATGGCCAAAGCTCGCACAAAATGGGGTGTCCTCTGCAAGATTTGCTACAAGTGTAACTCCAACATTGTCCAATCGGATTGCCCAACAGGAGCGTCAAACTCCTAGAATTGAGGCGacaaaataaagaaagcaaaattGCTCGCAGATTCCAATCAGATCGAGCGAAACCAAGAACCGGATCACAGTTCAGGGGCTAGGCTATTAAGCTCACCTGATCTGAAGAATAACGGAATTCCCAAGTCCCACAAACGGATGGATTCGATTGGATTATACCGCGACGCAGACGGAGGGTGGCACCTTCGGGACATTCGTGATTCCTATTGCGGCATTGCACGGCGGCTCGCTGGCGGCAAGGAGGCTGTCTGGGCTTCTCCGGCTCCCTTCGTCCTACGTGTGGTGGAGCGGTCGACACGGTGCGTTAGGCAGGCGGTGCGCGGCGATGTGGGGACCGAAgttatttttttcctgtttttgcCCTCGGTTCTTGCGAGTTTCTGTGGGACGGACGGTCAGCGGGCTCACCTGCACTGGCCAAACTTGCGATAACATTATCTATTTTTTTTGGGAATAACAttacttttttttgcgggaattaCATTACCTACTATGCCGTTATAAAGAACATCTAATAATGCAATGGTTTTAAAATATATACTACTCCTAGTTTTTTACACTGATATCTGGATTATATTTTTATGAGAAAATAACAAAGATCACGGATTCCACTGCAAATCTGACGTTAGATTTTTAACCATGACAAATCGAACATTTTTTATGGCAAATTATGTTCCCCGATGATGGAAAATTTAGTTGGCGAGCATGACAAGCTCGTCTCAGTTCATTTTTTGTCTGAAAATTGCCGTGCTTTTAGACTAAATTTGTCATAATCACGCCAATATGCATTGCCATAAAAACGTTAGATTTGCCATGCCTAAAAGTTTGACGTCAAGATTTTTAGTGTTTCTGAAGAACATATATTAAAGTTGACCAACCCTTACAACTGCATCTGGACAAAATTAATAAATTACACACCGGCCATTGGGGAAACTCCTCTCAGACTCGCTATTGGCGCATCGTGAGGGAAGCTCGATGCCACCTCCGAACCACTGAAACACCATCGGAGCCAAGAAAACTttgttgatgcagcggccgagaaGTCCAGTTATAGTTAGAAGATACCGACGACAACGGTCTGGAAAATAGATTGTCACCCTGAAGAAGGCGACAACGAAGAGGGTGGGATGAACAACCTAGATACGACCAGATAAACCTAGGGAGACATAACCTCACAAGCCTTCCTGTGGATGCCGAAGCTGGTCGAAAGTCGTAAGTCATGAAAGGAACTACAGTACGAGATACGAAGCGGCGGCATCTACTCCGTCTAAAGACACCTTCGACGATCACCTGCATAACAATAGAAACAACCAGATCCAGCACTCCAAAAGAGATTTCCCGACCTCCTCTACGGTGCTGATGAGCTGGCAAAGAGCCATCGAAACCTTACTTATTAAAACGAAGGAGTAGTATTCAAGCAAGCATATCAGATTTCATACATATCATGCATTGCCACCTTTTTAGAAAAGTGGGAAAGACCCTTAGCCTCTTAATCGAGTAGTATCAAGTTGCCGCCTAGGATCACTCGTGAAGAGGTTGCGTAAAATCAACAAAAACATCGACAATATTCGTTTTAGAATAGCTTTATAACTCAAAACTAATGGCTTGTTTCCCGCAAAAAACCTAATGGGCCCTTTaattcaaaggaattttggaggaatATAATCCGTAGGATTTTTTCCCTAAATTGTTTGTTTGATTCATATGATTGAATCATGCAGGCATTTTTCCTAATTAAGGATTCTTTTGCACCACATTTCATAGTAACTTTAGCATCCACTCCAACCTTTTGGAAATaattcttcaatttttttctatgataCAGTAAAATAAATGAGAATCTTGCAGGATTCAAATGTGCATTACATTATAATCCTATGTTTTTCCATCCGCCAAAAAAATCCTATGTTTTTCTATTCATATGTTTTTAGAATCATGCGAATCAAAGAAACcatttaggcctcctttggttcataggataggaatattgTAGGAATAAGAAtttcataggaagtgagatgacatgcatcttaaTTCCGATgaagaaagagatgtcatttgatgcataggataggagtttttccattgagtctaggctaatgtttttttcctttgaaatgtgaaggattggaccctatcctacataggaataggaatccattcctacaaaccaaagggctccatTGGAATTTTTTTCCTTtgaaaatcctatcctatgaaattcctacaaaccaaaggaggccttagtagAGCTCATTCGGCCAGCTATAGAATTATTCTCATGATATGTAAACGAATGTGTTATCTGCTTATTGTGGGAAACTAAGTTGGCCCTGAAACACGTCTCCAACAgatcaataatttatgaagtattcatgttataTTTAAATAAGTTCTAAAtagttttggtgcacttttatattgtttctatggactaacatattaatccagtgcttAGTACCGATTGTTGTTTTCTGCTTATTTTTGGTTTTTACAGAAAAACCATACCTTCATTGTAGATAGGCCATTTTGTGAAGGTTTtttttcaaacttgttttattGCAAGTCTATGATTTTTCCCAGTAACTAGTTCACACAAAAGGGAACCATGCacaaggatttcattttttgaggccttttcattttctttgattttttttcaaaatgtggtcaaacttgAAAGGTTGACGAATCCTAGCAGATGGTTGGGAATTTCAACTTTGGTTATGCCCAGTGCCTACACCACCAATTCACAAGCTAAACatgatttttttccatttttcaggACTAAGATACGTAACACTTGTAATTCAAATCTGACCAAGTTCTGATAAATCTCAAATGGATGAAATATAGAAATAAAACTAGATAATTCCTGAAACTTGGGTAGTGTGCATCCAATGTGGTCTAGTTTGGATGAAAAATGGCTAGACCCAATTTCATAACTTATTTCTGGCACTTACTTCACAGAACAAGTCATTTCTAGCACTTGAAAATGGAAAAATAAGTTTCTATTCCAAAAAAATATAATTGCCATGCAAACATTGTCCGCCGTGGTAGCACCCATGGGTGTGCCAAATTTGTACATGTAAATAtgaactatgccatggatgtggccatgaCCATGGGCATATGCCTTAAAATCCATACAAGTTCATAGCAGATAGGccattttttgaagttttttttcaaagttttttcacTGCAAGTCTATGATTTTTTACCAGTAACTAGTTCACACAAAAGGGCTCCATGCACAaagatttcatttttctttttttttcaaaatatggtcAAACGTGCAATGTTGACAAATCCTGGCAGATGGTTGGGAATTTCAACTTTGGTTGTGCCTAGTGCCTACACCACCAATTCAAAAGGTAAACATGATTTTTTTCCAATTTTCAGGACCAAGATACATGACACCTTGAGTTCAAATTTGACCAAGTTATCATAAATCTCTAGAAATTCAGTAAATGGATGACATATAGAAATAAAACAAGATAATTCATGAAATTGGGAAGTGTGCATCCAATGTGGTCTAATTAGAATGAAAAATGGCAAGACCCAATTTTATAACTTATTTCAGGCACTTCACAAAAAAGTCATTTCgagcacttgaaaaatggaaaagtAAGTTTTTATTCCAAAAATATATATTTGCTATGCAAACATTGTCCACCATGATAACACCCATGGGTGGGCCAAATTTGGACATGTTATTATGAATTATGCCATTAATGTGGCCATGACCATGGGCATATGCCTTGAAATCCATACAAGTAAATAGTAGATAggccattttttgaaaaaaatttcaaACTTGTTTTATTGCAAGCCTACGATTTTTCCTAGTAACTAGTTCACACAAAAGGGCTCCATGCACATGGATTTCATTTTTGAGGCATTTTTCATTTTCTTTACTTTTTTTTCCAAAATGTGGTCAAACTTACAAGGTTGACCAATCCT
This DNA window, taken from Triticum aestivum cultivar Chinese Spring chromosome 1D, IWGSC CS RefSeq v2.1, whole genome shotgun sequence, encodes the following:
- the LOC123182366 gene encoding CBL-interacting protein kinase 28 isoform X1 gives rise to the protein MEERSVLTQRYEIGRQLGQGTFAKVYYARNLANGQSVAIKILDKDKILKVGLVDQIKREISIMRIVRHPNVLQLFEVMATRSKIYFVLEYAKGGELFNKLAKGKLTEEGARTYFHQLISAIDYCHSRGVYHRDLKPENLLVDEYGTLRVSDFGLSALTKSKWRDGLLHTACGTPAYVAPEVLSRKGYNGAKADVWSCGVILFVLVAGYLPFHERNLMELYRKIAKAEYRCPRYFSTELKELLSGILDPDPNTRMSIARIKRSPWYRKPVERTPLRKDKTYASEAAASGLARRNSSDGPASMNAFNIISLTPGFDLSGLFDERYSQREARFASNEPPAAVFVKLEELAQRMKLKVTKKDNGAMKLAAPREGKKGTLEFEAEIYELTSSFLLVELKKTNGDTMEYQKLLKEDIRPSLKDIVWSWHGDVQQQAQLPQDPQWPPQQQAQQPQDRQWPPPLPPQRLEHLAANAPLPQ
- the LOC123182366 gene encoding CBL-interacting protein kinase 28 isoform X2; the encoded protein is MLLNVPILPFQISEFALVGFVRLVTTEERSVLTQRYEIGRQLGQGTFAKVYYARNLANGQSVAIKILDKDKILKVGLVDQIKREISIMRIVRHPNVLQLFEVMATRSKIYFVLEYAKGGELFNKLAKGKLTEEGARTYFHQLISAIDYCHSRGVYHRDLKPENLLVDEYGTLRVSDFGLSALTKSKWRDGLLHTACGTPAYVAPEVLSRKGYNGAKADVWSCGVILFVLVAGYLPFHERNLMELYRKIAKAEYRCPRYFSTELKELLSGILDPDPNTRMSIARIKRSPWYRKPVERTPLRKDKTYASEAAASGLARRNSSDGPASMNAFNIISLTPGFDLSGLFDERYSQREARFASNEPPAAVFVKLEELAQRMKLKVTKKDNGAMKLAAPREGKKGTLEFEAEIYELTSSFLLVELKKTNGDTMEYQKLLKEDIRPSLKDIVWSWHGDVQQQAQLPQDPQWPPQQQAQQPQDRQWPPPLPPQRLEHLAANAPLPQ